The following proteins are co-located in the Vigna unguiculata cultivar IT97K-499-35 chromosome 9, ASM411807v1, whole genome shotgun sequence genome:
- the LOC114164024 gene encoding probable inositol transporter 2 isoform X2 produces the protein MAAANGPTVLIVGRVFVGIGVGMASMASPLYISEASPTRVRGALVSLNSFLITGGQFLSYLINLAFTKAPGTWRWMLGVAAAPALFQVVLMLTLPESPRWLYRKGREEEAKAILRKIYPPSEVEGEIQALKESVDMEIKETESSEKVSLIKLLRTPAVRRGLYAGMGLLIFQQFVGINTVMYYSPTIVQLAGFASNRTALLLSLITSGLNAFGSILSIYFIDKTGRKKLALISLFGVVFSLAMLTVSFRESEIHAPMVSAIGTSQFNNTCPDYKAAANPGEWSCMTCLKASPSCGFCAADDKLLPGACLISNDVTKKLCGSDHRAWYTRGCPSKYGWTALVGLALYIIFFSPGMGTVPWVVNSEIYPLRYRGICGGIASTTVWISNLIVSESFLSLTEAIGTAWTFMMFGIVAVVAIFFVVVYVPETKGVPMEEVEKMLEQRSLQFKFWQKRYSSSEKH, from the exons ATGGCTGCTGCGAATGGCCCAACTGTTCTCATCGTGGGTCGTGTGTTCGTTGGCATTGGTGTTGGTATGGCTTCAATGGCATCACCTCTCTACATTTCAGAGGCTTCTCCGACCAGAGTACGAGGAGCCCTTGTGAGTCTCAACAGTTTTCTCATCACTGGAGGACAGTTCCTTTCATACCTCATCAACTTGGCCTTTACCAAG GCACCAGGGACATGGAGGTGGATGTTAGGGGTAGCAGCAGCACCAGCTCTGTTTCAAGTTGTATTAATGTTGACACTCCCAGAATCGCCTCGTTGGCTGTACCGCAAG GGTAGGGAAGAGGAGGCAAAAGCAATTCTGAGAAAGATTTACCCGCCTAGCGAAGTTGAAGGTGAAATTCAGGCTTTGAAGGAATCAGTTGATATGGAAATTAAGGAAACAGAATCATCAGAGAAAGTGAGCTTGATCAAACTGTTGAGAACCCCAGCTGTGAGAAGAGGTTTATATGCAGGCATGGGTCTTCTAATCTTCCAGCAGTTTGTGGGGATCAACACTGTGATGTACTACAGCCCCACCATTGTTCAGTTGGCTGGTTTTGCATCTAACAGAACAGCACTGCTTCTGTCACTCATCACATCTGGTCTGAATGCATTTGGTTCAATTCTGAGTATATACTTTATTGACAAGACTGGGAGGAAAAAGCTTGCTCTCATCAGTTTGTTTGGAGTTGTGTTCTCCTTGGCTATGCTAACTGTATCTTTTCGAGAAAGTGAAATTCATGCTCCAATGGTTAGTGCCATTGGAACCTCTCAGTTCAACAACACATGTCCTGATTACAAAGCAGCTGCGAACCCTGGTGAATGGAGTTGCATGACATGCCTAAAGGCTTCACCATCTTGTGGTTTTTGTGCTGCAGATGACAAG CTTTTACCCGGGGCATGTTTGATCTCCAATGATGTGACAAAGAAGTTGTGTGGCAGTGATCATAGGGCATGGTACACCAGAGGGTGTCCTAGCAAATATGGTTGGACTGCCTTAGTAGGCCTTGCTCTTTACATAATTTTCTTCTCACCTGGGATGGGAACTGTTCCATGGGTTGTGAACTCTGAGATCTATCCCTTGAGGTACAGAGGAATCTGTGGAGGAATAGCATCCACAACTGTTTGGATTTCCAACCTCATTGTTTCAGAATCCTTTTTGTCCTTGACAGAAGCTATTGGGACAGCGTGGACATTCATGATGTTTGGAATTGTAGCCGTTGTGGCCATTTTCTTTGTCGTTGTTTATGTACCTGAGACCAAAGGGGTTCCAATGGAAGAAGTAGAGAAGATGCTGGAACAAAGATCTTTGCAGTTTAAGTTTTGGCAGAAGAGATATTCTAGCTCTGAGAAGCACTGA
- the LOC114164024 gene encoding probable inositol transporter 2 isoform X1, translating to MEGGVPEADVSAFRECLSLSWKNPYVLRLAFSAGIGGLLFGYDTGVISGALLYIRDDFRSVDRKTWLQEAIVSTAIAGAIIGASVGGWINDRFGRKKGIVLADTLFFAGSVIMAAANGPTVLIVGRVFVGIGVGMASMASPLYISEASPTRVRGALVSLNSFLITGGQFLSYLINLAFTKAPGTWRWMLGVAAAPALFQVVLMLTLPESPRWLYRKGREEEAKAILRKIYPPSEVEGEIQALKESVDMEIKETESSEKVSLIKLLRTPAVRRGLYAGMGLLIFQQFVGINTVMYYSPTIVQLAGFASNRTALLLSLITSGLNAFGSILSIYFIDKTGRKKLALISLFGVVFSLAMLTVSFRESEIHAPMVSAIGTSQFNNTCPDYKAAANPGEWSCMTCLKASPSCGFCAADDKLLPGACLISNDVTKKLCGSDHRAWYTRGCPSKYGWTALVGLALYIIFFSPGMGTVPWVVNSEIYPLRYRGICGGIASTTVWISNLIVSESFLSLTEAIGTAWTFMMFGIVAVVAIFFVVVYVPETKGVPMEEVEKMLEQRSLQFKFWQKRYSSSEKH from the exons ATGGAAGGAGGTGTGCCTGAAGCTGATGTCTCAGCTTTCAGAGAATGTTTATCTCTTTCATGGAAAAACCCTTATGTTCTTCGTCTTGCTTTTTCCGCTGGAATCGGTGGTCTTCTCTTTGGTTATGACACTG GAGTTATATCTGGGGCTCTGTTGTATATCAGAGACGATTTCAGATCAGTGGATAGAAAAACTTGGCTTCAG GAAGCCATAGTGAGTACTGCAATTGCTGGAGCAATCATAGGGGCTTCAGTTGGAGGATGGATCAACGATCGATttggaagaaagaaaggaaTTGTTCTTGCAGATACCCTCTTTTTTGCTGGGTCTGTAATCATGGCTGCTGCGAATGGCCCAACTGTTCTCATCGTGGGTCGTGTGTTCGTTGGCATTGGTGTTGGTATGGCTTCAATGGCATCACCTCTCTACATTTCAGAGGCTTCTCCGACCAGAGTACGAGGAGCCCTTGTGAGTCTCAACAGTTTTCTCATCACTGGAGGACAGTTCCTTTCATACCTCATCAACTTGGCCTTTACCAAG GCACCAGGGACATGGAGGTGGATGTTAGGGGTAGCAGCAGCACCAGCTCTGTTTCAAGTTGTATTAATGTTGACACTCCCAGAATCGCCTCGTTGGCTGTACCGCAAG GGTAGGGAAGAGGAGGCAAAAGCAATTCTGAGAAAGATTTACCCGCCTAGCGAAGTTGAAGGTGAAATTCAGGCTTTGAAGGAATCAGTTGATATGGAAATTAAGGAAACAGAATCATCAGAGAAAGTGAGCTTGATCAAACTGTTGAGAACCCCAGCTGTGAGAAGAGGTTTATATGCAGGCATGGGTCTTCTAATCTTCCAGCAGTTTGTGGGGATCAACACTGTGATGTACTACAGCCCCACCATTGTTCAGTTGGCTGGTTTTGCATCTAACAGAACAGCACTGCTTCTGTCACTCATCACATCTGGTCTGAATGCATTTGGTTCAATTCTGAGTATATACTTTATTGACAAGACTGGGAGGAAAAAGCTTGCTCTCATCAGTTTGTTTGGAGTTGTGTTCTCCTTGGCTATGCTAACTGTATCTTTTCGAGAAAGTGAAATTCATGCTCCAATGGTTAGTGCCATTGGAACCTCTCAGTTCAACAACACATGTCCTGATTACAAAGCAGCTGCGAACCCTGGTGAATGGAGTTGCATGACATGCCTAAAGGCTTCACCATCTTGTGGTTTTTGTGCTGCAGATGACAAG CTTTTACCCGGGGCATGTTTGATCTCCAATGATGTGACAAAGAAGTTGTGTGGCAGTGATCATAGGGCATGGTACACCAGAGGGTGTCCTAGCAAATATGGTTGGACTGCCTTAGTAGGCCTTGCTCTTTACATAATTTTCTTCTCACCTGGGATGGGAACTGTTCCATGGGTTGTGAACTCTGAGATCTATCCCTTGAGGTACAGAGGAATCTGTGGAGGAATAGCATCCACAACTGTTTGGATTTCCAACCTCATTGTTTCAGAATCCTTTTTGTCCTTGACAGAAGCTATTGGGACAGCGTGGACATTCATGATGTTTGGAATTGTAGCCGTTGTGGCCATTTTCTTTGTCGTTGTTTATGTACCTGAGACCAAAGGGGTTCCAATGGAAGAAGTAGAGAAGATGCTGGAACAAAGATCTTTGCAGTTTAAGTTTTGGCAGAAGAGATATTCTAGCTCTGAGAAGCACTGA